In Pseudomonas sp. Leaf58, one DNA window encodes the following:
- the cycA gene encoding D-serine/D-alanine/glycine transporter, with translation MTQTSTTPPDEQHLQRNLSNRHIQLIAIGGAIGTGLFMGSGKTISLAGPSIIFVYMIIGFMLFFVMRAMGELLLSNLNYKSFIDFSADLLGPWAGYFTGWTYWFCWVVTGIADVVAIAAYTQFWFPDLPQWIPALTCVGLLLSLNLVTVKMFGEMEFWFALVKIVAILGLVATGLYMVISGFTSPSGRTAQLANLWSDGGMFPNGLMGFFAGFQIAVFAFVGIELVGTTAAEAKNPERTLPRAINSIPIRIIMFYVLALIAIMAVTPWRDVVPGKSPFVELFVLAGLPAAASVINFVVLTSAASSANGGVFSTSRMLYGLSQEGDAPRAFEKLSSRSVPANGLYFSCTCLLLGAVMIYLIPNVIEAFTLITTVSAVLFMFVWTLILLSYLQYRKHRAALHQASKYKMPGGRFMCYVCLVFFAFILVLLSLEDDTRAALLVTPIWFVLLAVTYQFVRSKRQPRTAVRNG, from the coding sequence ATGACGCAAACCTCAACCACACCGCCAGATGAGCAGCATCTGCAACGCAACCTGAGCAACCGCCACATCCAATTGATCGCCATCGGTGGCGCCATCGGTACCGGCCTGTTCATGGGCTCGGGCAAAACCATCAGCCTCGCCGGGCCGTCGATCATCTTCGTCTACATGATCATCGGCTTCATGCTGTTCTTCGTCATGCGCGCGATGGGCGAACTGCTGCTGTCGAACCTCAATTACAAGTCGTTCATCGACTTTTCAGCTGACCTGCTCGGGCCCTGGGCCGGCTACTTCACCGGCTGGACCTACTGGTTTTGCTGGGTGGTCACCGGCATCGCCGATGTGGTCGCCATCGCCGCCTACACGCAGTTCTGGTTCCCCGACCTGCCGCAATGGATACCCGCGCTCACCTGCGTGGGGCTATTGCTATCGCTGAACCTGGTGACCGTGAAGATGTTCGGTGAAATGGAGTTCTGGTTCGCCCTGGTCAAGATCGTCGCCATTCTCGGCCTGGTCGCCACCGGGCTGTACATGGTCATCAGCGGCTTTACTTCGCCCAGCGGGCGCACCGCGCAGTTGGCAAACTTGTGGAGCGACGGCGGCATGTTCCCCAACGGGCTGATGGGTTTCTTCGCCGGTTTCCAGATCGCCGTGTTCGCCTTTGTCGGCATCGAGTTGGTGGGCACCACCGCCGCCGAAGCGAAAAACCCCGAGCGCACCCTGCCGCGGGCGATCAACTCGATCCCGATCCGCATCATCATGTTCTATGTATTGGCGTTGATCGCCATCATGGCGGTGACCCCATGGCGCGACGTGGTGCCAGGCAAAAGCCCGTTCGTTGAGCTGTTCGTGCTGGCTGGCCTGCCGGCAGCGGCGAGCGTCATCAACTTCGTGGTGCTGACCTCGGCAGCCTCGTCGGCCAATGGCGGCGTGTTCTCCACCAGCCGCATGCTCTACGGCCTGTCACAGGAAGGCGACGCACCCAGGGCGTTCGAAAAACTGTCGAGTCGCTCGGTACCGGCCAACGGGCTGTACTTCTCCTGCACCTGCCTGCTGCTGGGGGCAGTGATGATCTACCTGATACCCAACGTGATCGAGGCATTCACCCTGATCACCACCGTTTCGGCGGTGTTGTTCATGTTCGTCTGGACGCTGATCCTGCTGTCGTACCTGCAATACCGCAAGCACCGTGCGGCGCTGCATCAAGCATCGAAGTACAAGATGCCGGGCGGGCGCTTCATGTGCTACGTGTGCCTGGTGTTCTTTGCCTTCATCCTGGTGTTGCTGAGCCTGGAAGACGATACCCGCGCAGCGTTGCTGGTGACACCGATCTGGTTCGTGCTGCTGGCGGTGACCTACCAGTTCGTGCGTAGCAAGCGCCAGCCGCGCACGGCTGTGCGTAACGGCTGA
- a CDS encoding DUF2946 domain-containing protein: MPPRRHIAWIACLAVLFNLLAMPLSSAAPKGPAEQLLWGAFCSSMANKAKVDVQALAKIDLGPHSDDSASMMNCWCCSGAAPLLALPGYPPQLHNPPTLLAGLLPPPADYQPTPRQLWPALNPRASPLA, encoded by the coding sequence ATGCCCCCACGTCGGCACATCGCCTGGATAGCCTGCCTTGCAGTGCTGTTCAACCTGCTGGCCATGCCGCTGTCCTCTGCCGCGCCCAAGGGCCCGGCCGAGCAGCTGCTGTGGGGGGCTTTCTGCTCCAGCATGGCCAACAAGGCCAAGGTCGACGTCCAGGCCCTGGCCAAGATCGACCTCGGCCCGCACAGCGACGACAGCGCCAGCATGATGAATTGCTGGTGCTGCTCGGGTGCCGCGCCGCTGCTAGCCCTGCCTGGCTACCCGCCACAGCTGCACAACCCGCCGACACTGCTCGCCGGGCTGCTGCCGCCACCCGCCGACTACCAACCCACGCCGCGCCAACTTTGGCCTGCGCTCAACCCCCGTGCCTCTCCGCTGGCCTGA
- a CDS encoding PepSY domain-containing protein: MRGTRINFYNLAWRWHFYAGLFVAPFMILLAITGIIYLFKPQLDPLLYRELMVVEAGHHRQGADTLLAEVRQAYPKGHVGQYLPPLNAERSAQFVVQDGGRELNVFVDPYSGKLLGAQDAKQNLQAIARALHGELMVGTVGDRLVELAAGWGIVLVVSGLYLWWPRGRNGAGVLWPRLSTRGRLFWRDLHAVTGFWGSALLLLMLISGMTWTGLWGKQYADLWNRFPAAMWNDVPKSDQQAGELNSAHRQTVPWAMENTPMPQSGAHAEHAGHHMMSNTPAAPQVSVQQVEDIANARQVEPGYSITLPSTADGVFTIAVFADDPRNDATLHVDQYTGKVLADVRWQDYSPVARATELGVMLHEGKMFGAFNQVIILLVCLMILLGSVSGLVMWWKRRPAGGLGVPPLRHDLPRWKTAVGVMLVLGVMFPLVGVSMVVMWAVDSLVIRRGRVLASA; encoded by the coding sequence ATGAGAGGAACACGCATCAATTTCTACAACCTGGCCTGGCGTTGGCACTTCTATGCGGGGCTGTTCGTGGCCCCGTTCATGATCCTGCTGGCAATCACCGGGATCATCTACCTGTTCAAGCCGCAGCTTGACCCGCTGCTGTACCGCGAGCTGATGGTGGTCGAAGCCGGCCACCATCGACAGGGCGCCGATACGCTGCTGGCCGAAGTACGCCAGGCCTATCCCAAAGGCCACGTCGGCCAGTACCTGCCGCCGCTGAACGCCGAGCGCAGCGCGCAATTCGTGGTGCAGGACGGCGGGCGCGAACTGAACGTGTTCGTCGACCCCTACAGCGGCAAGCTCCTCGGCGCGCAGGACGCCAAGCAGAACTTGCAGGCCATCGCCCGCGCCCTGCATGGCGAACTGATGGTCGGCACGGTCGGTGACCGCCTGGTAGAGCTGGCTGCGGGTTGGGGCATCGTGCTGGTGGTGTCAGGCCTGTACCTGTGGTGGCCGCGCGGGCGCAACGGCGCTGGCGTGCTGTGGCCACGGCTGTCGACGCGCGGCCGGCTGTTCTGGCGCGACCTGCATGCAGTAACCGGCTTTTGGGGCTCGGCGTTGCTGTTGCTGATGCTAATCAGCGGCATGACCTGGACCGGCCTGTGGGGCAAACAATACGCCGACCTGTGGAACCGCTTTCCGGCGGCCATGTGGAACGACGTCCCCAAGTCGGACCAGCAGGCAGGTGAGCTCAACAGCGCGCACCGCCAGACCGTGCCCTGGGCAATGGAAAATACGCCGATGCCGCAATCCGGCGCACACGCCGAACACGCCGGGCACCACATGATGTCGAACACGCCCGCAGCGCCGCAGGTCAGCGTGCAACAGGTCGAAGACATCGCCAACGCACGCCAGGTCGAGCCGGGCTACAGCATCACCTTACCGAGCACGGCTGACGGCGTGTTCACCATCGCCGTGTTCGCCGACGACCCGCGCAACGACGCCACCCTGCATGTCGACCAGTACACCGGCAAGGTGCTGGCCGACGTGCGCTGGCAGGACTACAGCCCGGTCGCCCGCGCCACCGAGCTGGGCGTGATGCTGCATGAAGGCAAGATGTTCGGGGCGTTCAACCAGGTCATCATCCTGCTGGTGTGCCTGATGATCCTGCTGGGTTCGGTGAGCGGCCTGGTGATGTGGTGGAAGCGTCGGCCGGCCGGTGGGCTGGGCGTACCGCCACTGCGCCATGACCTGCCGCGTTGGAAGACGGCGGTTGGGGTGATGCTGGTGCTGGGGGTGATGTTCCCGCTGGTGGGGGTGTCGATGGTGGTGATGTGGGCCGTCGATAGCCTGGTAATACGGCGCGGCCGGGTGCTGGCCAGCGCTTGA
- a CDS encoding TonB-dependent copper receptor, producing the protein MSGCTPVFALSLRGTIAAVCGSLLAPVALAADPGHEGHTHDAPELSPTVITAVAPSSPLTVVTNPKEPRQPVPASDGADYLKTIPGFSAIRAGGTNGDPVLRGMFGSRLNILTNGGLMLGACPNRMDAPTSYISPETYDRLTVIKGPQSVIWGPGGSAGTILFDREPEKFGPLGSRVNASLLAGSNGRFDKVLDAAAGNSQAYARFVGNQSRSDDYHDGNDDTVPSRWDKWNGDVALGWTPDQDTLLELTAGKGDGEARYAGRGMDGSQFKRESLGLRFEKSNLGEVLDKVEAQVYYNYADHVMDNYSLRTPSGSGMMGMPMVSNVDRRTLGARIKATWRWADVQLISGIDAQTNEHRKRGGMGVDAHKGQAWTKDADFHNYGAFGELTWYVSGEDRLITGARLDRASARDFRQGSATEGDTRADTLPSGFIRYEHDLAAVPATTYIGLGHAQRFPDYWELFSPKLAPPGAANAFDGIKPEKTTQLDFGIQYRDERLEAWASGYVGQIRDYILFDYRTGMMGMSTSQAQNIDARIMGGELGAAYLLTDNWKADATLAYAWGKNSSDGKALPQMPPLESRLGLTYSRDVWSAGALWRLVAAQNRIAENQGNVVGKDYDKSAGFGVFSLNGAYKVNNNLKLSAGVDNLFDKNYAEHLNLAGNAGFGYPAADPQPVNEPGRTFWTKVDFSF; encoded by the coding sequence ATGTCCGGCTGCACCCCTGTTTTTGCCCTGTCCCTGCGTGGGACCATTGCCGCCGTGTGCGGCTCACTGCTGGCACCCGTGGCCCTGGCCGCCGACCCTGGCCATGAAGGCCATACGCACGACGCCCCCGAGCTGAGCCCGACGGTGATTACCGCCGTGGCCCCGAGCTCGCCGCTGACCGTGGTCACCAACCCGAAAGAGCCGCGCCAGCCGGTGCCGGCCAGCGACGGCGCCGACTACCTGAAGACCATCCCTGGCTTTTCGGCCATCCGCGCCGGCGGCACCAACGGCGACCCGGTACTGCGCGGCATGTTCGGCTCGCGCCTGAACATCCTCACCAATGGCGGCCTGATGCTGGGCGCCTGCCCCAACCGCATGGACGCCCCCACCTCCTACATTTCGCCGGAGACCTACGACCGCCTGACCGTGATCAAAGGCCCGCAAAGCGTGATCTGGGGCCCGGGCGGCTCGGCAGGCACCATCCTCTTCGACCGCGAGCCGGAGAAGTTCGGCCCCCTCGGCAGCCGGGTCAACGCCAGCCTGCTGGCCGGCTCCAACGGCCGTTTCGACAAGGTGCTGGACGCCGCCGCCGGCAACAGCCAGGCCTACGCCCGCTTCGTCGGCAACCAGTCGCGTTCGGATGACTACCACGACGGCAACGACGACACCGTGCCGTCGCGCTGGGACAAATGGAACGGCGATGTTGCCCTCGGCTGGACCCCCGACCAGGACACCTTGCTCGAGCTCACCGCCGGCAAGGGCGATGGCGAAGCCCGCTATGCCGGGCGCGGCATGGACGGTTCGCAGTTCAAACGTGAAAGCCTGGGGCTGCGCTTTGAAAAGTCCAACCTGGGCGAGGTGCTCGACAAGGTCGAGGCGCAGGTCTACTACAACTATGCCGACCACGTGATGGACAACTACAGCCTGCGCACGCCCTCGGGCAGCGGCATGATGGGCATGCCCATGGTCAGCAATGTCGACCGCCGCACGCTCGGCGCACGCATCAAGGCCACCTGGCGCTGGGCCGACGTGCAATTGATCAGCGGCATCGACGCGCAGACCAACGAACATCGCAAGCGCGGCGGCATGGGCGTGGATGCGCACAAGGGCCAGGCCTGGACCAAGGACGCCGACTTCCACAACTACGGCGCCTTCGGCGAGTTGACCTGGTACGTCAGTGGTGAGGATCGGTTGATTACCGGCGCCCGCCTGGACCGTGCCTCGGCCCGCGACTTCCGTCAGGGCAGTGCTACCGAAGGCGATACCCGCGCCGACACCTTGCCCAGCGGCTTCATCCGCTACGAGCACGACCTGGCCGCCGTGCCGGCCACTACCTACATCGGCCTCGGCCATGCCCAGCGCTTCCCTGACTACTGGGAGCTGTTCTCGCCCAAGCTGGCACCACCCGGCGCAGCCAACGCCTTCGACGGTATCAAGCCAGAGAAGACCACCCAGCTCGACTTCGGCATCCAGTACCGCGACGAGCGCCTGGAAGCCTGGGCCTCGGGTTATGTAGGGCAGATCCGTGACTACATCCTGTTCGACTACCGCACCGGCATGATGGGCATGAGCACTTCGCAGGCACAGAACATCGACGCGCGCATCATGGGCGGCGAACTGGGCGCGGCCTACTTGCTGACTGATAACTGGAAGGCCGACGCCACGCTGGCCTACGCTTGGGGCAAGAACAGCAGTGATGGCAAAGCGCTACCTCAAATGCCGCCCCTGGAGAGCCGCCTGGGCCTGACCTACAGCCGCGATGTATGGAGCGCCGGCGCGCTATGGCGACTGGTGGCGGCACAGAACCGCATTGCCGAGAACCAGGGCAACGTGGTTGGCAAGGACTACGACAAGAGCGCCGGTTTCGGCGTGTTCTCGCTCAATGGCGCCTACAAGGTGAACAACAACCTCAAGCTCAGCGCGGGGGTCGACAACCTGTTCGACAAAAACTACGCCGAGCACTTGAACCTGGCCGGGAACGCCGGGTTTGGCTACCCGGCTGCCGATCCACAGCCGGTCAACGAGCCAGGCAGGACCTTCTGGACTAAGGTCGACTTCAGCTTCTGA
- the urtA gene encoding urea ABC transporter substrate-binding protein, which yields MKRRSLIKAFTLSASIAAMGLSWSIQAAETIKVGILHSLSGTMAISETSLKDMALMTIEQINAKGGVNGKLLEPVVVDPASNWPLFAEKSRQLLTQDKVAVVFGCWTSVSRKSVLPVFEELNGLLFYPVQYEGEEMSPNVFYTGAAPNQQAIPAVEYVMSEDGGNAKRFFLLGTDYVYPRTTNKILRAFLHSKGVADKDIEEVYTPFGHADYQTIVANIKKFSAGGKTAVISTVNGDSNVPFYKELANQGLKATDVPVVAFSVGEEELRGIDTQPLVGHLAAWNYFESVDNPVNQKFVADWKAYAKAKGLPGADKAVTNDPMEATYVGIHMWAQAVEKAKSTDVDKVREALAGQSFKAPSGFTLTMDKTNHHLHKPVMIGEIQDDGQFSVVWETEQPLRAQPWSPFIPGNDKRPDYAVKGN from the coding sequence ATGAAGCGTCGCAGTCTGATCAAGGCCTTTACCCTCAGCGCATCGATCGCCGCAATGGGCCTGAGCTGGAGCATCCAGGCCGCCGAGACCATCAAGGTCGGCATCCTGCATTCGCTGTCGGGGACCATGGCCATTTCCGAGACCTCCCTCAAGGACATGGCGCTGATGACCATCGAGCAGATCAACGCCAAGGGCGGCGTGAACGGCAAGCTGCTCGAACCCGTGGTGGTGGACCCTGCCTCCAACTGGCCGCTGTTCGCCGAAAAAAGCCGCCAGCTGCTGACCCAGGACAAGGTCGCCGTGGTGTTCGGCTGCTGGACCTCGGTGTCACGCAAGTCGGTGCTGCCGGTGTTCGAAGAGCTCAATGGGCTGCTGTTCTACCCGGTGCAGTACGAGGGTGAAGAGATGTCGCCGAATGTGTTCTACACCGGCGCCGCCCCCAACCAGCAGGCCATCCCTGCGGTGGAATATGTGATGAGCGAAGACGGCGGCAACGCCAAACGCTTCTTCCTGCTGGGCACCGACTACGTCTACCCGCGCACCACCAACAAGATCCTGCGCGCCTTCCTGCACAGCAAGGGCGTGGCCGACAAGGACATCGAAGAGGTGTACACGCCGTTCGGCCACGCCGATTACCAAACCATCGTCGCCAACATCAAGAAGTTCTCCGCCGGCGGTAAGACCGCAGTCATCTCCACCGTCAACGGTGACTCCAACGTGCCGTTCTACAAGGAACTGGCCAACCAAGGGCTGAAAGCCACCGACGTGCCAGTGGTGGCGTTTTCGGTAGGTGAAGAAGAGCTGCGTGGCATCGACACCCAGCCGCTGGTGGGCCACCTGGCCGCGTGGAATTACTTTGAATCGGTGGATAACCCGGTGAACCAGAAGTTCGTCGCCGACTGGAAGGCCTACGCCAAGGCCAAGGGCCTGCCGGGCGCCGACAAGGCGGTGACCAATGACCCGATGGAAGCCACCTACGTGGGTATCCACATGTGGGCGCAGGCGGTGGAGAAAGCCAAGTCCACTGACGTTGACAAGGTCCGTGAGGCGCTGGCCGGGCAAAGCTTCAAGGCACCGTCGGGCTTCACCCTGACCATGGACAAGACCAACCACCACCTGCACAAGCCGGTGATGATCGGCGAAATCCAGGATGACGGGCAGTTCAGCGTGGTGTGGGAAACCGAACAACCGCTGCGGGCGCAGCCATGGAGCCCGTTCATTCCGGGCAACGACAAGCGCCCGGACTATGCAGTGAAAGGTAACTGA
- a CDS encoding copper chaperone PCu(A)C encodes MLKHALVMAALLLPGAFANAHEYTVGDLHIAHPWSLQLPPNAPNVAAYFVVHNNGKADDRLLSVESPISDDAQLHEHAMSTSGAMKMQQVPNVVVPAGKDVMFAPGAYHVMLMQPKDRSLLSDGKRFPLTLHFEKAGDITVEVAVQKQAPTDQPQAHEHAH; translated from the coding sequence ATGCTCAAGCACGCCCTCGTCATGGCCGCCCTGCTGCTGCCTGGCGCCTTTGCCAATGCCCACGAATACACTGTGGGTGACCTGCACATCGCCCACCCCTGGTCGCTGCAGTTGCCCCCCAACGCCCCCAACGTCGCTGCGTATTTCGTCGTGCACAACAACGGCAAAGCCGACGACCGCCTGCTGAGCGTCGAAAGCCCCATCAGCGATGACGCACAGCTGCACGAGCATGCCATGAGCACCAGCGGTGCCATGAAAATGCAGCAGGTGCCCAATGTGGTGGTACCTGCCGGCAAGGACGTGATGTTCGCCCCCGGCGCCTACCACGTGATGCTGATGCAGCCCAAGGACCGCAGCCTGCTCAGCGACGGCAAGCGCTTTCCGTTGACCCTGCACTTCGAAAAGGCCGGCGACATCACCGTCGAAGTGGCCGTGCAGAAGCAGGCGCCGACGGACCAGCCGCAAGCTCACGAACACGCGCACTGA
- a CDS encoding DUF2946 domain-containing protein gives MSLPRNSNRPTTRPDRRRAGGGWLSLFAMWMIFIGPLISQSMPMEHHTGMSMPMDMPMVAAHQHGDDTHHAQAGDGQLHVMWEKCGYCSLLFNCPALPQALSPLSAGSLVPTTHLFTATRQGHARQAVFPGARSRAPPSSLNV, from the coding sequence ATGAGCCTGCCGCGCAACAGCAACCGCCCTACCACCCGCCCTGACCGCAGGCGCGCCGGTGGCGGATGGCTGAGCCTGTTCGCCATGTGGATGATCTTCATCGGCCCGCTGATTTCCCAGTCGATGCCGATGGAGCACCACACCGGCATGAGCATGCCGATGGACATGCCGATGGTGGCAGCCCATCAGCATGGCGACGACACCCATCACGCCCAGGCTGGCGATGGCCAGTTGCATGTGATGTGGGAAAAGTGCGGTTACTGCAGCCTGTTGTTCAATTGCCCGGCCCTGCCCCAGGCCCTCAGCCCGCTCAGCGCCGGCAGCCTCGTCCCCACCACCCACCTCTTTACGGCCACGCGCCAGGGCCATGCCCGGCAGGCTGTATTCCCCGGCGCGCGCAGCCGCGCCCCACCTTCCTCGCTCAACGTCTGA
- a CDS encoding cobalt-precorrin-6A reductase: MNERILLLGGVTEALAIARRLGPQHIYSLAGIGRVPHDLHCQVRVGGFGGAEGLAHYLREAAITLLVDATHPYAAQISRNAVSAARSVGIPCWALRRPAWQAQAGDDWREVEDWAGLIDALKPFRRPLFTLGREPLQHLHEIPPEQFWTLRALEACPGNARCEVIGARGPFHIEDERALFQRRRIDVLISKNSGSVATEPKLEVARELGVPVLVLKRPVLPEVDRVFESLAELAAAFDL, encoded by the coding sequence ATGAACGAGCGCATCCTGCTGCTGGGCGGGGTCACCGAAGCCCTGGCCATCGCCCGCCGCCTGGGCCCACAGCACATCTACAGCCTGGCGGGCATTGGCCGCGTGCCGCACGACCTGCACTGCCAGGTTCGGGTTGGCGGCTTTGGCGGCGCCGAAGGCCTGGCCCACTACCTACGCGAGGCGGCTATCACGCTGCTGGTCGATGCCACCCACCCCTACGCCGCGCAGATCAGCCGCAATGCCGTCAGCGCTGCACGCAGTGTGGGTATCCCCTGCTGGGCCTTGCGCCGCCCGGCCTGGCAGGCTCAAGCGGGGGACGACTGGCGCGAGGTCGAGGACTGGGCCGGTTTGATCGACGCGCTCAAGCCGTTCCGCAGGCCGCTGTTCACCTTGGGGCGTGAGCCGCTGCAACATCTGCATGAGATTCCGCCAGAGCAGTTCTGGACCTTACGGGCACTGGAGGCCTGCCCTGGTAACGCGCGTTGCGAAGTGATTGGCGCGCGTGGCCCATTCCATATCGAGGATGAACGGGCATTGTTCCAGCGCCGCAGGATCGATGTGCTGATCAGCAAGAACAGCGGCAGCGTGGCAACCGAGCCAAAGCTGGAGGTGGCGCGTGAGCTTGGCGTGCCGGTGCTGGTCCTGAAGCGCCCGGTACTGCCGGAGGTGGACCGGGTATTCGAATCGCTGGCTGAGCTGGCTGCAGCATTCGACCTGTAA
- a CDS encoding cobalt-precorrin-5B (C(1))-methyltransferase: MREETREQPAPLRSGLTTGSCATATSLAAARLLLRGISSDAVSITLPKGKVVQMRLEFCRLAGESAEAGTLKDAGDDPDVTHGALLYSQVRLLAEPGIRFVAGTGVGTVTRPGLVLAVGEPAINPVPRRMISEHLQQLAAECGFPGGFEVTVNVQGGEQLALKTMNPRLGILGGLSILGTSGIVRPFSCAAYIASIHQGIDVAHTNGYTHIAACTGNASEDTMRRVYGLPEIALIEMGDFVGAVLKHLRKVPVPRLTLCGGFGKISKLAAGHMDLHSRHSSIDLPQLAGWAADIGADQALQAAIMAANTSQQALALAHAAGIALGDAVCAHALAFARSVVPAQVQVEVFAIDRQGGIVGRAGGQ; encoded by the coding sequence ATGCGTGAAGAAACCCGCGAACAGCCCGCCCCCCTGCGCAGCGGCCTGACCACCGGTAGCTGCGCCACAGCCACCAGCCTGGCAGCCGCCCGCTTGCTGTTGCGCGGCATAAGCAGCGATGCCGTCAGCATCACCCTACCCAAGGGCAAGGTGGTGCAGATGCGCCTGGAGTTCTGCCGCCTGGCGGGCGAAAGCGCCGAAGCCGGCACGCTCAAGGACGCTGGCGACGACCCCGACGTAACCCACGGCGCCCTGCTCTACAGCCAGGTGCGCCTGCTGGCCGAACCAGGCATCCGTTTTGTCGCCGGCACCGGCGTCGGCACCGTGACCCGCCCGGGGCTGGTGCTAGCGGTGGGTGAGCCGGCCATCAACCCGGTGCCGCGGCGCATGATCAGCGAACACCTGCAACAGCTGGCCGCCGAATGCGGCTTTCCCGGTGGCTTCGAGGTCACGGTCAATGTGCAGGGCGGCGAACAGCTGGCACTGAAGACCATGAACCCGCGTCTGGGCATCCTCGGCGGGCTGTCGATCCTTGGTACCAGCGGCATCGTCCGGCCTTTCTCATGTGCGGCTTACATTGCCTCGATCCACCAAGGCATCGACGTGGCCCACACCAACGGCTACACGCACATCGCCGCGTGCACCGGCAACGCCAGCGAAGACACCATGCGCCGGGTATACGGGCTGCCGGAAATCGCCCTGATCGAAATGGGCGATTTCGTCGGCGCGGTGCTCAAGCACCTGCGCAAGGTGCCGGTGCCACGCCTGACCCTGTGCGGCGGTTTTGGCAAGATCAGCAAACTGGCCGCCGGGCACATGGACCTGCACAGCCGTCACTCCAGCATCGACTTGCCGCAACTGGCCGGCTGGGCCGCGGACATCGGCGCTGACCAAGCGCTGCAGGCGGCAATCATGGCGGCCAACACCAGCCAGCAAGCCCTGGCGCTGGCGCATGCTGCTGGGATCGCCCTGGGCGACGCGGTGTGCGCCCACGCCCTGGCCTTTGCCCGCAGCGTGGTACCGGCGCAGGTGCAGGTGGAGGTGTTCGCCATCGACCGCCAGGGCGGCATTGTCGGGCGGGCGGGCGGGCAATGA
- the urtB gene encoding urea ABC transporter permease subunit UrtB: MPAKNPPPISRITRMLRLLLSLLLLLPLATQASEGDFFLTAKPAEQARLLEGWAAQPDAARLPLLDNLRQGRIAADDSRKVRLNNRLRGLIDNALASHQLLSDNRDTRLAAAQQLQKTAQPAQMAFLDGRFASEPDAAVHAALGLALANLQLGASEPAVRLAAVRLLGETGDPLARTRLEALLQPDAETNPGVRTAAETSLAQVKRKLLVGELLGQAFSGLSLGSILLLAALGLAITFGLLGVINMAHGEMLMLGAYSTYMVQVLLQRYAPGAIEFYPLIALPVAFAVSAGVGMALERTVIRHLYGRPLETLLATWGISLILIQAIRLLFGAQNVEVSNPAWLSGGIQLLPNLVLPYNRLVIIGFALAVVLLTWLLLNRTRLGLNVRAVTQNRNMAACCGVSTGRVDMLAFGLGSGIAGLGGVALSQVGNVGPDLGQSYIIDSFLVVVLGGVGQLAGSLWAAFGLGIANKLLEPQIGAVLGKILILALIILFIQKRPQGLFALKGRVID, encoded by the coding sequence ATGCCCGCGAAGAATCCACCGCCGATTTCCAGGATTACTCGCATGCTCAGACTCCTGCTCTCCCTCCTGCTCCTGCTGCCCCTGGCAACCCAGGCCAGCGAGGGCGATTTCTTCCTCACCGCCAAGCCCGCCGAGCAAGCCCGCCTGCTCGAAGGCTGGGCGGCGCAACCCGATGCCGCGCGCCTGCCGCTGCTGGACAACCTGCGCCAAGGCCGCATCGCCGCCGACGACAGCCGCAAGGTGCGCCTGAACAACCGCCTGCGCGGCCTGATCGACAATGCCTTGGCCAGCCACCAGCTGCTCAGCGACAACCGCGACACCCGCCTGGCCGCTGCCCAGCAGCTACAAAAAACCGCACAACCCGCACAAATGGCCTTCCTCGACGGGCGCTTCGCCAGCGAGCCGGACGCCGCCGTGCATGCCGCCCTGGGCCTGGCCCTGGCCAACCTGCAACTGGGCGCCAGCGAGCCGGCAGTACGCCTGGCCGCTGTGCGCCTGCTGGGTGAAACCGGGGATCCATTGGCCCGCACCCGCCTCGAAGCGCTGCTGCAACCCGACGCCGAAACCAACCCCGGCGTGCGCACCGCCGCCGAAACCAGCCTGGCCCAGGTCAAGCGCAAACTGCTGGTCGGCGAACTGCTCGGCCAGGCCTTCAGCGGTTTGTCGCTGGGTTCGATCCTGCTGCTGGCGGCGCTCGGCCTGGCGATCACTTTCGGCCTGCTCGGGGTGATCAACATGGCCCACGGCGAAATGCTAATGCTTGGCGCCTATAGCACCTACATGGTCCAGGTGCTGCTGCAGCGCTACGCCCCGGGCGCCATCGAGTTCTACCCATTGATCGCCCTGCCGGTGGCCTTCGCCGTCAGTGCCGGGGTCGGCATGGCGCTGGAGCGCACGGTGATCCGCCACCTGTATGGCCGCCCACTGGAAACCCTGCTGGCCACCTGGGGCATCAGCCTGATCCTGATCCAGGCCATCCGCCTGCTGTTTGGTGCGCAGAACGTCGAAGTCAGCAACCCGGCGTGGCTTTCCGGCGGCATCCAGCTGCTACCCAACCTGGTGCTACCGTATAACCGCCTGGTCATCATCGGCTTCGCCCTGGCGGTGGTGCTGCTCACCTGGCTGCTGCTCAACCGCACGCGGCTGGGCCTGAACGTGCGCGCGGTCACGCAAAACCGCAACATGGCCGCCTGCTGCGGCGTGTCCACCGGGCGCGTCGACATGCTCGCCTTCGGCCTGGGCTCAGGCATCGCCGGGCTTGGCGGCGTGGCCCTGAGCCAGGTCGGCAACGTCGGCCCGGACTTGGGCCAGAGCTACATCATCGACTCGTTCCTGGTGGTAGTGCTGGGTGGCGTTGGTCAGCTGGCCGGCAGCCTCTGGGCGGCGTTCGGCCTGGGCATCGCCAACAAGCTGCTGGAGCCGCAGATCGGCGCCGTGCTCGGCAAGATCCTCATCCTTGCGTTGATCATTCTGTTCATCCAGAAACGCCCGCAAGGCCTGTTCGCCCTCAAGGGACGGGTAATCGACTGA